Part of the Deltaproteobacteria bacterium genome, GATTCCTCCGACCGTAATGAGGGGCGAACTGGTGGAAAGCTATGAAGTGAAAAAAGACCCTCTGGCCCTGGTTTTCCACTTAAGGAAAGGCGTTTACTGGCAGGAAAAGAAAGGCGTAATGAAGCGCCGGGAATTTACGGCCGACGACGTGGTCTACGCCCAGAACCGTCTGAAAAACTCCCGCAAGGCCATCCCGACTTATGTGGATTGGGTCGAAAAATGGGTGGCCCGGGACAGGTACACGGCCGTGGCCTATTTATCGAAATGGAACGCCAACTGGGCCTATCGTTTCGGTTGGGGCTACTACGACGCCATTCAGGCGCCCGAACAAGAGCAAATTAAAGACGGAAAGAAGGTTGTTAACCCGAAACTTTGGAAGAACGCCACAGGCACCGGTCCATACATGGTTACGGATGTTAAAAAAGGTCATTCCGTGACCTACACCAAGAACCCCGATTACTGGGACACCACGCCTATCGGTGGCAAAAAATATAAGCTGCCTTTTACCGACGAGATCAAAACCATGCTTATCAAGGACCGGCAGATGCGGATATCAGCCCTGAGAACCGGTAAGATTGATATGAATATGCAAATAGCAGCCGAGGACGTTGCCGGTCTCAAGAAGAGCGTTCCGCAGCTCCTGTGGTCTAAATATCTGGGCATGGGTGGTTACATGGTGGCCTTGAGAATGGACACCAAGCCCTTTGACGACATCCGGGTAAGGCGGGCCTTGAATTTGGCCGTCAACCAGCAGGAGATCATTGACACCCTATACAATGGCGAGGGCCAACTGGTAAATTACCCCTTCCCCATTACTTTTAAGAGTGTTTACACACCGTATAAAGACCTGCCCAAAACGGCGCAGGAACTCTTCACCTATAACCCGGAGAAGGCTAAAAAGATGCTGACCGAAGCCGGCTACCCCAATGGATTCACCTTCAAGGCCCAGATTCCCAATTCGACCCAGATAGGTCTTGATGTAGGGGCCATGGTGGTGGCCTACCTGGCCAAGGTCGGGGTGAAGCTCGAACTCCAGCCCATGGACTATCCGTCTTACCTGAGCATGATGTTAAAAAAGAAACAGGGACCGGGCTACTTCTTCTCCAATGATCATGGCAACCCGTTTGCCACCATCCGTAAGAACTTCGTTACCGGTCAGACCTGGAACCCATACATGATGGCGGACAAGCACATAGACGACACCTTTTTTAAGACCATCGTTGACCAGAACTTGAAGCCTGAGGAAGCATACAAGATTATGAAGGGCCTGGCTGTTTACGCCATGGATTTGGCTCCGGCTATCTGGCTGCCCGGAGGTTACGTGTACGTGGCCCGGTGGCCCTGGGTCAAGAACTACTTTGGTGAGGTTCGCGTCGGCGCCTGGCGGTCCGGTCCGATCTTTGCCCGCGTCTGGATTGACCAGAAGCTAAAAAAGAAGATGGGTTATAAATAAAACCGAAAATCATCTGGACAAGAACAGGACGGAGCGCGGCGGCCGGTACGTCGCGCTCCGACTTAAACCTCAATTATTAGAAACCATAGAGAGGCAAGGTTAGATGCCGCCTTTATTGGAAGTTAAAAATTTACAAACACAATTCTTTATAGACAATGGGGTCGTCAAGGCCGTGGACGGCGTTTCCTTCGATCTGAATGAAGGTGAAACCCTGGGCCTGGTGGGCGAAAGCGGCTGCGGCAAAAGTGTCAGCGCCCTGTCCATCCTGCGATTGATTCCCTACCCGCCCGGGAAAATCGTCGGCGGCGAAATAATCTTTGAAGGACGGGATCTGCTCAAGATCAGTGAAGAGGAAATCCGAGACGTACGGGGGAACCGTATCGCCATGATCTTCCAGGAGCCCATGACCTCGCTCAATCCCGCACTTACCATCGGCCGCCAGGTCTCTGAGCCGATGGAGGTTCAC contains:
- a CDS encoding ABC transporter substrate-binding protein; this encodes MTKKFYWLTLLSCFLMIGLMIGPSTPAVAGEEPQYGGTLKVANLGAHLNPISWDIAEWTWKHGHDTGLYMEHLFMGDLQKGPRGTNEYAFAASAWIPPTVMRGELVESYEVKKDPLALVFHLRKGVYWQEKKGVMKRREFTADDVVYAQNRLKNSRKAIPTYVDWVEKWVARDRYTAVAYLSKWNANWAYRFGWGYYDAIQAPEQEQIKDGKKVVNPKLWKNATGTGPYMVTDVKKGHSVTYTKNPDYWDTTPIGGKKYKLPFTDEIKTMLIKDRQMRISALRTGKIDMNMQIAAEDVAGLKKSVPQLLWSKYLGMGGYMVALRMDTKPFDDIRVRRALNLAVNQQEIIDTLYNGEGQLVNYPFPITFKSVYTPYKDLPKTAQELFTYNPEKAKKMLTEAGYPNGFTFKAQIPNSTQIGLDVGAMVVAYLAKVGVKLELQPMDYPSYLSMMLKKKQGPGYFFSNDHGNPFATIRKNFVTGQTWNPYMMADKHIDDTFFKTIVDQNLKPEEAYKIMKGLAVYAMDLAPAIWLPGGYVYVARWPWVKNYFGEVRVGAWRSGPIFARVWIDQKLKKKMGYK